A genomic stretch from Mesoplodon densirostris isolate mMesDen1 chromosome 3, mMesDen1 primary haplotype, whole genome shotgun sequence includes:
- the HAVCR1 gene encoding hepatitis A virus cellular receptor 1, with translation MHPWIAILGLILLLIDGVTSYPRVTGVVGQSVRLPCTYGGEVVSMCWGRGACPLTHCGSDIIWTNGYSVTFQKDKRYKLNGNIGGGDVSLTIENAAQADSGLYCCRVEKRGWFNDIKITLDLSIKPAPPTTTIMTTTIPPMTTTTTTPPTTTTTTPPPMTTTTAPPPTMTTTAPPPTITTNTTTPTMITTTTTPPTTTTTTPPTTTTTTTPPPMTTTTALPTTTVTIAPATTRASTSALPVPAHTKNLQPVASLSSPMQRAETQPTTRQETNITGSPSHSCSTDGYGTVTQSPDALWHNNQTPVTLAQDPWISTNKGVYIGICVTALVSLLTFLVFMISKRYFCLGNKVELLRVIPLRDSHIGALKNAALKPARAEDNIYIIDDLH, from the exons ATGCATCCGTGGATAGCCATCCTGGGCCTCATACTCCTTCTGATAG ATGGTGTAACGTCTTACCCACGAGTGACTGGAGTGGTGGGTCAGTCTGTCAGGCTACCCTGCACCTATGGTGGAGAAGTTGTGAGCATGTGCTGGGGCCGAGGGGCATGTCCTTTAACTCACTGCGGAAGTGACATTATCTGGACTAATGGATACAGTGTCACCTTTCAGAAGGACAAACGTTATAAGCTAAACGGAAACATTGGTGGAGGGGATGTGTCTTTGACCATAGAGAATGCAGCCCAGGCTGACAGTGGCTTGTATTGTTGCCGTGTTGAGAAGAGAGGGTGGTTCAATGATATAAAAATCACCCTAGACTTGAGTATAAAGCCAG CTCCACCTACGACAACAATAATGACCACTACTATTCCACCAATGACCACCACTACTACTACTCCACCAACTACCACCACTACTACTCCACCACCAATGACAACCACTACTGCTCCACCACCAACGATGACCACTACTGCTCCACCACCAACTATCACCACTAATACTACTACACCAACAATGATCACCACTACTACTACTCCACCAACTACCACTACTACTACTCCACCAACAACTACCACTACTACTACTCCACCACCAATGACGACCACTACTGCTCTACCAACAACGACGGTCACCATTGCTCCAGCGACAACGAGGGCCTCTACCTCTGCTCTTCCAGTGCCAGCACACACAAAGAACCTCCAGCCAG TAGCTTCTTTATCTTCTCCAATGCAGAGAGCGGAAACCCAGCCTACCACACGGCAAGAAACAAATATAACCGGCTCACCATCGCACTCTTGCTCAACAG ATGGGTATGGCACTGTGACCCAGTCTCCAGATGCCCTTTGGCATAACAATCAAACT CCTGTGACGCTGGCACAAGATCCATGGATAAGCACCAATAAGGGAGTCTACATTGGAATCTGTGTTACTGCCTTGGTATCATTGCTCACATTTTTGGTTTTCATGATTAGCAAAA GATATTTTTGCCTGGGTAACAAGGTGGAGCTACTACG